A window from Cryobacterium sp. SO1 encodes these proteins:
- a CDS encoding helix-turn-helix domain-containing protein yields MNDTAHTGADLLQVSAPHRELLDQVLDKWSLQVLDQLCGRPLRFNELRRAIPAIGQKSLTTTLRRLERNGMIERLVLPVRPVAVEYRIAPVGDTLNQLVDALLQWTTQNMTEVELSRKRFDAQN; encoded by the coding sequence ATGAACGACACCGCGCACACTGGCGCCGACCTGCTGCAGGTCTCCGCACCGCACCGCGAACTCCTGGACCAGGTGCTCGACAAATGGTCCCTCCAAGTGCTCGACCAGCTCTGCGGCCGACCGCTGCGCTTCAACGAGCTCCGGCGGGCGATCCCCGCTATCGGGCAGAAGTCCCTCACGACCACACTGCGTCGCCTCGAGCGCAATGGCATGATCGAACGGCTCGTGCTCCCGGTTCGCCCAGTAGCCGTGGAATACCGAATCGCCCCGGTCGGCGACACCCTCAACCAGCTCGTCGACGCGCTTCTTCAGTGGACCACGCAGAACATGACCGAGGTCGAGCTCTCGCGCAAACGGTTCGACGCTCAGAACTAA
- a CDS encoding RidA family protein, producing MTVRTLSPDNMFQPVPYHHVAVGTGTRHVHVAGQISRDGDANLIATGDLAGQVAQVLRNTARGLAGAGATFADVVRLRFFLTNSTPDMFGEWMAGIESVREELGLPSPLPPLSAIGVDFLFEPDVVVELEAYAILD from the coding sequence ATGACTGTCCGCACTCTTTCCCCTGACAACATGTTCCAGCCCGTGCCCTACCACCACGTCGCTGTCGGGACAGGCACCCGCCACGTTCACGTCGCCGGCCAGATCTCCCGCGACGGCGATGCCAACCTCATCGCCACGGGCGATCTTGCCGGCCAGGTCGCCCAGGTCCTCCGCAACACCGCACGTGGCCTCGCCGGAGCCGGAGCGACGTTTGCCGACGTGGTGCGCCTGCGCTTCTTCCTGACCAACTCGACGCCGGATATGTTCGGCGAATGGATGGCCGGGATCGAGTCGGTCAGAGAGGAGCTGGGTTTGCCGAGTCCGCTTCCGCCTCTGTCGGCCATCGGTGTCGACTTCCTCTTCGAGCCCGACGTCGTCGTGGAGCTTGAGGCCTACGCCATCCTCGACTGA
- a CDS encoding MerR family transcriptional regulator produces MTWSTSELADLAGTTVNAIRHYHSLGLLEAPERKYNGYKQYRVHHLVRLIQVRRIAELGVPLAQVRADEDGVVVLGGLRQLDRCVQEEIERLHRARSDMAAILRDHAPAHTPRGFEALASRLSVADQALIHIFTRLSAGESMSRLRQMVLTEPDAVRLEFDGLHGDADEATRERVAHRIVTSRGNWRSPDRPWSVDTGRWWSDRDARQTISEALLELYNSAQQDVLSRARQYVEKQNVSLSA; encoded by the coding sequence GTGACGTGGAGCACGAGTGAACTCGCGGATCTCGCGGGAACGACGGTCAATGCGATTCGGCACTATCACTCGCTCGGGCTGCTCGAAGCCCCCGAGCGCAAATACAACGGATATAAGCAGTACCGAGTGCATCATCTCGTGCGGTTGATTCAGGTGCGGCGGATTGCCGAGCTAGGAGTTCCGCTGGCGCAAGTGCGCGCAGACGAGGATGGCGTCGTGGTGCTGGGCGGGCTGCGGCAGCTCGATCGATGCGTGCAGGAGGAGATCGAGCGTCTGCATCGTGCACGATCGGACATGGCGGCGATTCTGCGCGATCACGCACCCGCCCACACACCAAGGGGCTTCGAAGCCCTAGCGTCGCGACTGTCGGTGGCAGACCAGGCGCTCATCCACATCTTCACGAGGCTTTCCGCAGGCGAATCCATGTCCCGGCTGAGGCAGATGGTACTCACGGAGCCTGACGCGGTCAGGCTGGAATTCGACGGTCTGCACGGCGATGCAGACGAAGCCACACGAGAGCGCGTGGCGCACAGAATCGTCACCTCGAGGGGGAATTGGCGATCCCCCGACCGCCCGTGGTCAGTTGATACCGGCCGATGGTGGAGCGACCGCGATGCCCGGCAAACGATCTCCGAGGCACTGCTCGAACTGTACAACTCCGCCCAGCAGGATGTTCTCAGCCGAGCTCGCCAGTACGTCGAAAAGCAAAACGTCAGCCTGTCCGCGTGA
- a CDS encoding ABC transporter permease, translated as MTNPGITSDSQSVSVDNPFPPAARTSPMGSVPFIRLATVELRKQVDTRSGVWLLVTIAIVSAGLITLPLVTGTADGLTFTNFVSAASTGQLFLLPLIGVMAATSEWSARTALTTFTLEPRRTRVNLAKLASASYLGMVLMVVTLAVAAVFNLIGIVWLDTGGSWEINRPIILGTALALVLLVAQGIAFGLAFLSTPVAIVAYLGLPTVWSILSFAVEPLSGPAEWLDMTNTLRTLMSGLMTADGWAKLLVSVLVWVGIPLSIGLWRTARREP; from the coding sequence ATGACCAATCCAGGCATCACAAGCGATTCACAGTCGGTCTCAGTAGACAACCCGTTCCCGCCGGCCGCGCGCACCAGCCCGATGGGAAGTGTGCCGTTTATCCGCCTCGCGACCGTCGAACTGCGGAAGCAGGTAGACACACGCTCCGGGGTGTGGCTGCTCGTCACAATCGCGATAGTCAGTGCTGGTCTGATTACGTTGCCGCTCGTCACGGGCACAGCCGACGGCCTCACCTTCACCAACTTCGTGTCGGCAGCTTCCACGGGCCAGCTCTTCCTGCTGCCACTTATCGGAGTGATGGCGGCGACCAGCGAATGGTCAGCCCGCACGGCGCTCACGACCTTCACTCTCGAACCGCGGCGCACCCGCGTCAACCTCGCCAAGCTCGCCTCGGCAAGCTATCTCGGGATGGTGCTGATGGTGGTGACTCTTGCAGTCGCCGCCGTGTTCAACCTCATCGGCATCGTGTGGCTCGACACCGGTGGCTCGTGGGAGATCAATAGGCCGATCATTCTCGGTACCGCATTAGCGCTCGTCTTGCTTGTGGCACAGGGCATCGCCTTCGGGCTTGCCTTCTTGAGCACCCCGGTGGCGATCGTGGCTTACCTCGGTCTGCCGACGGTATGGTCGATCCTCAGCTTTGCGGTCGAGCCGCTGAGCGGACCCGCTGAATGGCTGGACATGACCAACACTCTCCGCACTCTCATGAGCGGGCTGATGACGGCCGATGGCTGGGCGAAACTGCTTGTCTCAGTCCTGGTGTGGGTGGGAATCCCTCTCTCGATCGGTCTGTGGAGGACGGCGCGCCGCGAACCGTAA
- a CDS encoding ABC transporter ATP-binding protein: MITATNLTKRYRNSMAVDNVSFSAEPGRITGFLGPNGAGKSTTMRMLVGLAKPTSGSSSVLGVPFRSLENPGRHVGVLLDAGAQHPGRTGRESLALSAQLMGMPAGRADQVLEIVGLTAKEGGGRIRGYSLGMRQRLGLASALLGDPAVLILDEPSNGLDPAGIRWMRGVLTSFAASGGTVLLSSHLLLEVEAVADDLVIIGRGKVLAKGSAAELLATKGTSVRSLDDDSLSRALTIAGFDVSPVSDGLSTSASVHDVGRLALEAAIVVIDLHPASNAGLEELFFSMTAQHGREDVPA; the protein is encoded by the coding sequence ATGATTACCGCAACCAATCTCACCAAGCGCTACCGAAACTCGATGGCGGTCGACAACGTCTCGTTCTCCGCCGAGCCTGGCCGCATAACGGGATTCCTCGGCCCCAATGGTGCCGGGAAGTCGACGACGATGCGCATGCTGGTGGGGCTCGCCAAACCCACTTCCGGCAGTAGCAGCGTGCTCGGTGTTCCGTTCCGTTCCCTGGAGAACCCGGGCCGCCACGTCGGTGTGCTGCTCGATGCGGGCGCCCAGCACCCGGGCCGCACGGGCCGAGAATCACTCGCACTCTCGGCACAGCTCATGGGCATGCCGGCGGGCAGGGCCGACCAGGTCCTTGAGATCGTCGGGCTGACCGCGAAGGAGGGCGGCGGGCGCATTCGCGGCTACTCCCTCGGCATGCGCCAGCGGCTTGGCCTGGCTAGCGCCCTGCTCGGCGACCCCGCCGTGCTCATTCTCGACGAACCGTCGAACGGACTCGATCCCGCGGGAATTCGGTGGATGCGGGGCGTTCTGACGTCGTTCGCCGCCTCGGGCGGCACCGTTCTGCTCTCATCGCACCTGTTGCTCGAGGTCGAGGCCGTCGCCGACGACCTCGTCATCATCGGGCGGGGCAAGGTTCTGGCCAAAGGAAGCGCTGCCGAGCTGCTCGCCACGAAAGGCACGTCGGTGCGCAGCCTGGACGATGACTCACTCAGTCGAGCCTTGACCATCGCCGGTTTCGATGTCAGCCCTGTTTCGGACGGGCTGTCGACCTCTGCCTCGGTGCACGATGTCGGCCGGCTCGCCCTCGAGGCTGCAATCGTCGTCATCGACCTCCACCCGGCCTCGAACGCCGGACTCGAAGAACTGTTCTTCTCCATGACCGCCCAGCACGGGCGAGAGGATGTACCCGCATGA
- a CDS encoding sensor histidine kinase, with translation MTNRQRSGPASTAAAFSAASSARGGPTAVPDAPNLGPWSRIWRYLLAGGIGLTLWFTVIFTYSRPIGTDFTSGEEAVVRGFVILDLLVGLVAVAVLPLRRRHPVITSALVAGLTVLSSFAVGAAALAVVSMSTRRRWKPAVAIGFVWVGCTMLYATVLRPRVPGTTSDIAFTWAGGGLAVAVYVVCVSTGYYIGARRELLISLRERAENAEREQNLRENSARESERTRIAREMHDVLAHRISLVSLHAGALSYRTDLSRDETAEAATVIQNNAQLALTELRQILGVLRSSDGDKHAEPPQPTLAELPALLADSREAGMDVTLRAVDIDPGDGPPGGGLKELSDSVSRTAYRIVQEALTNARKHAGSAPVDLVLEKRVDELLVVVRNPRRRETVTARGETEMRGSGVGLLGLRERAELAGGSLDYGIDRGDRFVVTARLPWA, from the coding sequence GTGACCAACAGGCAGCGTTCCGGCCCCGCCTCGACGGCGGCTGCGTTTTCCGCGGCCTCCAGCGCGCGCGGGGGGCCGACCGCGGTCCCCGATGCTCCGAACCTCGGACCGTGGTCGCGAATCTGGCGGTACCTCTTGGCCGGGGGAATCGGTCTGACCTTGTGGTTCACCGTCATCTTTACCTATAGCAGGCCGATTGGCACCGATTTCACCTCCGGCGAGGAGGCCGTCGTTCGCGGCTTCGTCATCCTCGATCTCCTAGTCGGTCTCGTTGCGGTCGCGGTACTGCCGTTGAGACGCCGCCACCCGGTGATCACGTCGGCGTTGGTCGCGGGCCTCACTGTGCTCTCCAGCTTCGCGGTAGGCGCGGCAGCGCTCGCCGTCGTGTCGATGAGCACTCGTCGGCGCTGGAAGCCAGCCGTCGCCATCGGCTTCGTCTGGGTCGGGTGCACCATGCTCTACGCGACGGTGTTACGACCACGCGTGCCCGGCACCACCTCGGATATCGCTTTCACCTGGGCTGGAGGCGGCTTGGCCGTCGCCGTCTACGTGGTGTGCGTGTCAACCGGCTATTACATCGGCGCGCGGCGCGAACTGCTCATCTCCCTCCGCGAACGGGCGGAAAATGCCGAGCGTGAGCAAAACCTCCGTGAGAACTCGGCGCGGGAGTCTGAGCGCACCCGGATCGCACGCGAGATGCACGATGTGCTCGCGCATCGCATCTCGCTCGTGAGCCTGCACGCCGGAGCGCTGAGCTACCGTACTGATCTCTCCCGCGACGAGACCGCGGAGGCGGCAACGGTCATCCAGAACAACGCACAGCTCGCGTTGACCGAACTTCGACAGATCCTCGGTGTCCTGCGGTCGAGTGATGGAGACAAGCATGCCGAGCCGCCCCAGCCCACCCTTGCCGAGCTGCCAGCCTTACTTGCCGATTCGCGGGAGGCCGGGATGGACGTCACCTTGAGGGCTGTTGACATAGATCCGGGTGATGGCCCGCCGGGAGGGGGGCTCAAGGAACTTTCCGATTCTGTGTCTCGAACTGCATACCGAATCGTTCAAGAAGCCCTCACCAACGCTCGTAAGCACGCGGGGAGTGCACCCGTTGATCTTGTGCTCGAAAAGCGTGTCGACGAGTTGCTGGTCGTTGTGCGTAACCCGCGTCGGCGGGAAACGGTTACCGCACGAGGAGAGACCGAAATGCGTGGCAGCGGCGTCGGGCTCTTGGGCCTGCGGGAGCGCGCCGAGCTTGCCGGCGGCAGTCTCGACTACGGGATTGACCGCGGGGATCGTTTTGTAGTGACGGCGAGGCTGCCGTGGGCGTGA
- a CDS encoding response regulator transcription factor: MGVTTRVAIVDDDALVRAGLRMILGGDSSLSIVGEASDGREALDMIATASPHVVLMDIRMPVLDGLETTKVLTRRGDQVRIIVLTTFDTDELVVTALRHGAVGFLLKDTSPSDIVDAVRRVAAGESILSPSVTAQLIAKVTGGSDAQHERAVVLLEGLTDREREVAIAVGRGLSNTEISAELFMGVATVKTHLGHVFVKLDAANRVQVARVVHDAELASD; this comes from the coding sequence GTGGGCGTGACGACGCGTGTCGCGATCGTGGACGACGACGCTCTCGTACGTGCGGGCCTGCGGATGATCCTGGGCGGTGATTCCTCGCTCAGCATCGTGGGCGAGGCATCCGACGGTCGCGAAGCGCTCGACATGATCGCGACCGCGTCTCCTCACGTGGTGCTGATGGACATCCGGATGCCAGTGCTGGATGGCCTCGAGACCACGAAGGTCTTGACGCGGCGTGGCGACCAGGTTCGAATCATCGTGTTGACGACATTCGACACGGACGAGCTCGTGGTCACTGCTCTGCGACACGGTGCGGTCGGCTTTCTGCTGAAAGATACGTCGCCAAGCGATATCGTCGACGCCGTGAGACGTGTGGCCGCGGGGGAGTCGATACTGTCACCGAGCGTGACAGCCCAGCTCATCGCCAAGGTCACGGGCGGCTCGGACGCCCAACACGAGCGCGCCGTTGTTTTGCTCGAGGGGCTGACCGATCGCGAGCGTGAAGTTGCGATTGCTGTAGGTCGCGGACTCTCGAACACCGAGATCTCGGCGGAACTCTTCATGGGCGTCGCGACAGTCAAGACCCATCTCGGGCACGTTTTCGTCAAACTGGATGCCGCCAACCGAGTCCAAGTTGCTCGTGTGGTGCACGACGCTGAACTCGCAAGCGATTAG
- a CDS encoding MarR family winged helix-turn-helix transcriptional regulator has product MAVEERLSSHEDRTWSLLVGVMMWLPAELDTYLERVAKLSHAEYQVLRWLSLSEEREIHMTRLAATASVTPSHLSRIVARLQERGWITRSSDPRDARRTLARLTDAGAGVVAETEPGYCAEVRRTVFAHLTPAQATGLEDIAEAVLTPLREDCVSVLPPRASR; this is encoded by the coding sequence ATGGCCGTTGAAGAGCGATTGTCCAGTCACGAGGACCGAACCTGGTCTTTGCTCGTCGGAGTCATGATGTGGCTGCCGGCTGAGCTGGACACGTACTTGGAGCGCGTCGCGAAGTTGAGTCACGCGGAGTATCAGGTCCTGCGATGGCTGTCGCTCAGTGAAGAACGCGAAATCCACATGACTCGCTTAGCCGCGACCGCAAGCGTCACCCCGTCGCATCTCTCGCGGATCGTGGCCCGGCTTCAGGAGCGAGGATGGATAACCCGCAGCAGCGATCCCCGCGACGCTCGCAGGACCCTGGCCCGGTTGACCGACGCCGGGGCGGGTGTCGTAGCCGAGACGGAGCCCGGGTATTGCGCGGAGGTGCGCCGCACTGTGTTCGCTCACCTGACGCCGGCCCAAGCAACCGGACTGGAAGACATTGCGGAGGCCGTACTCACGCCGTTGCGGGAGGATTGCGTCAGCGTATTGCCACCGCGCGCCTCAAGGTGA
- a CDS encoding NADP-dependent oxidoreductase, producing the protein MQAARYHNFGDPDVLVVEQVAEPHASANSVRIAVKAVSVNTIDYLFRAGTLQDMLPLALPAIPGRDAVGVIDEVGEGVTDSKVGDLVFGLGGVSDTTAEFAVLTAWSAVPPHWSIEQAAAAGLASATAAGAINALGDLNGRTLLIEGASGAVGSAATALALAAGAKVIGTARPANHHHVTALGATVTTYGPGLAERVAALAPEGVFAALHAAPSPALVDLVSIVGDKSRVVSVVGTGEAVQQGVVVVNAVNDSALLEQTADLGRRGLYTPRVDRVVPLSSMREAHELASGGAGKVVVTVS; encoded by the coding sequence ATGCAGGCTGCGCGCTATCACAATTTTGGGGACCCGGATGTTCTCGTTGTCGAGCAAGTCGCCGAACCTCACGCATCAGCAAACTCGGTTCGGATCGCTGTGAAAGCCGTGAGTGTCAACACCATCGACTACCTCTTCCGTGCCGGCACCCTGCAGGACATGCTTCCTCTAGCGCTACCTGCGATTCCTGGACGCGACGCCGTCGGAGTCATCGATGAGGTCGGGGAAGGAGTGACGGACTCGAAGGTCGGCGACCTGGTATTCGGACTGGGTGGCGTGAGCGATACAACGGCGGAGTTCGCGGTGCTGACGGCTTGGAGCGCGGTGCCTCCGCACTGGTCCATCGAGCAGGCCGCCGCCGCGGGGCTCGCGTCCGCCACCGCGGCAGGCGCGATCAACGCTCTCGGCGATCTGAACGGGCGGACGCTCCTGATCGAAGGCGCATCCGGTGCTGTAGGAAGTGCCGCGACAGCCCTGGCGCTCGCCGCCGGAGCAAAGGTGATCGGTACGGCGCGACCCGCGAATCATCACCACGTCACCGCCCTCGGGGCGACTGTGACAACCTACGGGCCCGGATTGGCCGAGCGAGTCGCCGCCTTGGCGCCGGAGGGGGTGTTCGCGGCTCTACATGCTGCGCCGTCACCCGCCTTGGTGGATTTGGTGAGCATCGTCGGCGACAAGTCCCGCGTGGTGTCGGTCGTAGGCACGGGGGAAGCCGTGCAGCAAGGGGTCGTTGTCGTGAACGCTGTGAACGACTCGGCACTGCTCGAGCAGACGGCTGATCTCGGCAGGCGCGGCCTCTACACGCCTCGCGTGGACCGCGTTGTACCGCTCTCATCCATGCGAGAGGCTCACGAGCTGGCCTCGGGTGGCGCTGGCAAAGTCGTGGTGACCGTGAGCTGA
- a CDS encoding nuclear transport factor 2 family protein, giving the protein MTNLEALTKLETAINSHDATSIAACFSADYVSETPHHPSRNYEGRATVLRSWTAILSRFPNLTARVLRLAINGDEVWSEWEMDGTAADGTSAGIVGPVIWRTDTHGLVSWSRFYLEPVTDEPIRPS; this is encoded by the coding sequence ATGACAAACCTAGAAGCGCTCACCAAGCTCGAGACAGCGATCAACTCCCATGACGCCACCAGCATCGCAGCGTGCTTCTCCGCCGACTATGTTTCCGAAACCCCTCATCACCCGTCTAGGAATTACGAGGGTCGCGCAACCGTGCTGCGCAGCTGGACAGCGATACTCAGCCGATTCCCGAATCTGACGGCGCGAGTTCTTCGTCTCGCTATCAATGGCGACGAAGTCTGGTCGGAATGGGAGATGGACGGCACCGCGGCCGACGGCACTTCGGCGGGAATCGTCGGCCCCGTAATCTGGCGCACCGATACGCATGGCCTCGTGTCCTGGTCGCGGTTCTACCTCGAGCCTGTAACCGACGAGCCGATCAGGCCGTCCTGA
- a CDS encoding zinc-binding dehydrogenase, with amino-acid sequence MRAWITDQSSHAGVSFRELPDPPQREDEALLQVQAFAPNPGDLAALASAEPGSVPGWDGAGTVLRSAPNGSGPKEGQSVIFLGSHGGWAQMRSVPTATIAVTPNGADPALMSAIPVPVTSALRALRGLGSLLGRRLLVVGANSAVGAAAVQLAARSGAHVVAIARDQVAHERIRQLGAAEVHTTMDTVSLPVFAAVDVVGGPHLVAAYSLLAPGGTVIALGHAAGHDEHFPFGAFVAGPTNFDRTISTFFLGSHTGLGSEMEYLAAEVHAGRHTIGDLDRRSWTALGIWVGDDSVRSPNRTVFLVD; translated from the coding sequence ATGCGCGCATGGATAACCGACCAGTCAAGCCACGCAGGAGTTTCATTTCGCGAACTGCCCGATCCGCCCCAACGTGAAGATGAAGCTCTTCTTCAGGTGCAGGCATTCGCGCCGAACCCGGGAGATCTCGCAGCGCTCGCCTCGGCGGAACCCGGATCAGTCCCAGGCTGGGACGGCGCCGGGACCGTGCTTCGTAGCGCGCCGAACGGGAGCGGGCCGAAGGAAGGCCAGTCCGTGATCTTCCTCGGGAGCCACGGCGGCTGGGCTCAGATGCGAAGTGTTCCGACAGCGACGATCGCCGTGACACCGAACGGTGCAGACCCGGCGCTGATGAGCGCGATCCCGGTCCCGGTCACCAGTGCTCTCCGGGCGCTTCGAGGGCTCGGATCGCTGCTCGGGCGGCGTCTGCTCGTAGTGGGTGCCAACAGTGCCGTGGGAGCGGCCGCCGTTCAGCTGGCGGCCAGATCCGGGGCGCACGTCGTCGCGATCGCGCGGGACCAGGTGGCCCACGAACGAATCAGGCAGCTCGGAGCTGCGGAGGTGCACACGACGATGGACACAGTGTCGTTGCCGGTCTTCGCGGCAGTGGACGTCGTGGGCGGGCCGCATCTCGTCGCCGCGTATTCCTTGCTGGCGCCGGGAGGTACGGTCATTGCGCTGGGACATGCCGCCGGTCACGACGAGCATTTCCCGTTCGGCGCCTTTGTCGCCGGCCCGACAAACTTCGACAGAACGATCTCGACGTTCTTCCTCGGTAGCCACACCGGGCTGGGATCCGAAATGGAGTACCTGGCAGCCGAGGTGCACGCCGGGCGCCACACGATCGGGGACCTCGACCGGAGGTCATGGACAGCCCTCGGAATATGGGTCGGCGATGACAGTGTGCGCTCGCCGAACAGGACCGTGTTCCTCGTCGACTGA
- a CDS encoding alpha/beta hydrolase has protein sequence MSLESFYDQALALEPCETPVQTGDVLIPGECGHVEVPIDYENPDVGTAQIAVFRIPATGTEPIGSLFINPGGPGLPGIGYSADVAHAWVNSPITEQFDLVGFDPRGTGTSTPAIDCYTDGERDDDALAASLLSLPDSRPLVDACADSVGGVDVLAHLGTRDAAQDLDVMRAVFGDDRLSYLGVSYGTRLGAVYAEMFPENVRALALDGAMDPHTGTLERNVVQWEGLQQGFESLAAFCATQGACPLGTQPETATETYQQLVRPLLETPLPAGEGRELSYTAANDGVVMGLYSAEFWPLVIAGLTELAAGRGDTLLWLRDLYHERSADGSYANSAEATVAIDCLDEDRFSPAGQAELVGAALTAAPFLDPGTPVKAAPALCEGWPVEPTLGFPYATDIEDLPPTLTVSVTGDPVTPHEGGISLAETLGGSLLTVEGAQHGSVISGNECIDSVVAAYLVDLTTPPADATCRL, from the coding sequence GTGTCACTCGAGAGCTTCTACGATCAAGCGCTCGCTCTTGAGCCCTGCGAGACGCCCGTCCAAACTGGCGATGTCCTCATTCCGGGTGAGTGTGGGCACGTCGAAGTTCCTATCGACTACGAGAACCCCGACGTTGGTACCGCGCAAATCGCTGTCTTCCGCATCCCCGCGACAGGCACGGAGCCGATCGGATCGCTCTTCATCAATCCTGGGGGTCCCGGACTACCCGGGATCGGGTACTCGGCTGATGTGGCGCACGCGTGGGTGAACAGTCCCATCACCGAGCAGTTCGATCTCGTCGGGTTTGATCCCCGCGGAACCGGCACCAGCACACCGGCGATCGACTGCTACACCGATGGAGAGCGTGACGATGACGCGTTGGCCGCGAGTCTGTTGTCTCTTCCGGATTCGCGTCCTCTTGTCGACGCCTGCGCCGACAGCGTCGGCGGCGTCGACGTCTTGGCGCACCTGGGAACGAGGGATGCGGCGCAGGACTTGGATGTTATGCGGGCCGTGTTCGGCGACGACCGTCTCAGTTACCTCGGGGTGAGCTACGGCACCAGGTTGGGTGCCGTGTACGCAGAAATGTTCCCGGAGAATGTGCGAGCCCTGGCACTCGACGGTGCGATGGACCCGCATACGGGGACTCTTGAGCGCAACGTCGTGCAATGGGAGGGACTGCAGCAAGGCTTCGAGTCACTCGCGGCATTCTGCGCGACACAGGGCGCCTGCCCGCTCGGCACTCAACCTGAAACCGCGACCGAGACATACCAGCAGCTCGTGCGTCCCCTCCTCGAGACACCGCTCCCCGCCGGCGAAGGTCGTGAGCTGAGCTACACGGCTGCTAACGACGGCGTTGTCATGGGGCTGTATAGTGCCGAATTCTGGCCGCTCGTCATCGCGGGCCTCACGGAACTCGCTGCGGGTCGTGGTGACACCCTTCTTTGGCTCAGAGACCTGTACCACGAACGGTCCGCCGACGGCAGCTATGCCAATTCCGCGGAGGCCACGGTGGCCATCGACTGCCTGGACGAGGACCGCTTCAGCCCGGCGGGCCAGGCTGAGCTCGTCGGCGCCGCACTCACCGCTGCCCCCTTCCTCGATCCGGGGACGCCTGTGAAGGCCGCGCCTGCCCTGTGTGAGGGTTGGCCGGTTGAGCCGACGCTAGGTTTCCCTTACGCGACCGATATCGAGGATCTGCCTCCAACATTGACAGTGTCCGTGACGGGTGACCCGGTCACTCCGCATGAGGGTGGCATCAGCCTCGCCGAAACGCTGGGTGGAAGCCTGCTCACCGTTGAGGGGGCGCAGCACGGGTCAGTGATCTCGGGAAACGAGTGTATCGACTCCGTCGTCGCCGCTTACCTTGTCGATCTGACAACCCCTCCGGCTGACGCAACGTGTCGGTTATAA